A DNA window from Pseudomonas sp. GD03919 contains the following coding sequences:
- a CDS encoding DUF488 domain-containing protein: MIQCKRVYLKAEASDGQRVLVDRLWPRGMSREALTLDEWLAEVAPSSELRKSFAHRPEAFDDFRKAYRRELCAHPEHWQRLLHRATQGTVTLLYAARDETHNNARVLADFLEEELLRHDSPSSPVCYQGEFDAH; the protein is encoded by the coding sequence ATGATCCAGTGCAAGCGGGTTTATCTCAAGGCCGAAGCCAGCGACGGGCAGCGCGTGCTGGTCGACCGCCTCTGGCCTCGCGGTATGTCCAGGGAGGCCCTGACGCTCGATGAATGGCTAGCCGAGGTCGCTCCTTCCAGCGAGCTGCGCAAGTCCTTCGCCCATCGCCCCGAGGCTTTCGATGATTTTCGCAAGGCCTACCGCCGTGAACTGTGCGCCCACCCCGAACACTGGCAGCGCCTGCTGCACCGGGCCACACAGGGCACGGTGACGCTGCTCTATGCGGCACGCGACGAAACGCACAACAACGCGCGCGTGCTGGCCGATTTTCTCGAAGAGGAACTACTGCGCCATGATTCGCCGAGTTCGCCGGTGTGCTATCAGGGCGAATTCGACGCTCATTGA
- a CDS encoding YebG family protein — translation MAVEVVYRSSRDPERLFMDKAEADRYDKMLELAERLSEVLHKAVPSLSEEQGEELGIFMAKNRDVFAKAFKSQPDALDELEIDTASE, via the coding sequence ATGGCCGTCGAAGTGGTGTATCGCAGCAGTCGCGATCCGGAGCGCTTGTTCATGGATAAGGCCGAAGCCGACCGTTACGACAAGATGCTGGAACTGGCCGAGCGCCTGAGCGAGGTACTGCACAAGGCGGTTCCATCCCTGAGCGAGGAACAGGGCGAGGAGCTGGGTATCTTCATGGCCAAGAATCGCGACGTCTTTGCCAAGGCGTTCAAGAGCCAGCCGGACGCGCTCGACGAACTGGAAATCGACACCGCCAGCGAATGA
- a CDS encoding MBL fold metallo-hydrolase yields MRLFSLNTALSSVMIALVSLPLQAAAPAQQKTQVPGYYRMALGDFEVTALYDGYVDLPASLLKGIDDKDLQSLLARMFVASEKGVQTAVNAYLINTGDNLVLIDTGAAKCFGPTLGVVQTNLKASGYQPEQVDTVLLTHLHPDHACGLVNADGSPAYPNATVEVPQAEAEFWLDEATMAKAPEGMQGMFKMAQQAVAPYAKMNKLKPYKTEGELLPGVSLVASPGHTPGHTSYLFKSGGQSLLVWGDILHNHAVQFAKPEVVIEFDVDSDQARQSRQRILAEAATDKLWVAGAHLPFPGLGHVRKEAQGYAWVPVEFSPIRSDR; encoded by the coding sequence ATGCGTCTTTTCTCGCTGAACACCGCATTGTCGTCCGTCATGATCGCCCTGGTCAGCCTGCCGCTGCAGGCGGCCGCACCGGCACAACAGAAGACCCAGGTACCGGGCTACTACCGTATGGCACTCGGTGACTTCGAAGTCACCGCTCTGTATGACGGCTACGTCGACCTGCCTGCCAGCCTGCTCAAGGGCATCGATGACAAGGACCTGCAATCGCTGCTGGCACGCATGTTCGTGGCGTCCGAGAAAGGCGTGCAGACTGCAGTCAACGCCTACCTGATCAACACCGGCGACAACCTGGTGCTGATCGATACCGGCGCCGCCAAGTGCTTCGGCCCGACTCTCGGCGTGGTGCAGACCAACCTCAAGGCATCCGGCTACCAGCCGGAGCAGGTGGATACCGTGCTGCTCACCCACCTGCACCCGGACCATGCCTGCGGCCTGGTCAACGCCGACGGCAGCCCGGCCTACCCCAACGCGACCGTGGAGGTGCCGCAGGCGGAGGCTGAATTCTGGCTAGACGAGGCGACCATGGCCAAGGCCCCCGAAGGCATGCAGGGCATGTTCAAGATGGCGCAACAGGCAGTCGCACCCTATGCCAAGATGAACAAGCTCAAGCCCTACAAGACAGAAGGCGAATTGTTGCCTGGCGTCAGCCTGGTAGCGAGCCCAGGACACACGCCCGGACATACCTCTTACCTGTTCAAATCGGGTGGACAGAGCCTGCTGGTATGGGGCGACATTCTGCATAACCACGCCGTGCAGTTCGCCAAGCCTGAAGTGGTCATCGAGTTCGATGTCGACAGCGACCAGGCCAGGCAATCCCGCCAACGCATCCTGGCCGAAGCGGCCACAGACAAGCTGTGGGTCGCTGGTGCGCACCTGCCCTTCCCCGGCCTGGGCCACGTACGCAAGGAAGCCCAAGGCTACGCCTGGGTACCCGTCGAGTTCAGCCCGATCCGTAGCGACCGCTGA